From the Sediminitomix flava genome, one window contains:
- the chrA gene encoding chromate efflux transporter has product MDQIKEIFAVCFKLGCLAFGGPAAHIAMLEDEVIEKRKWMSREHFLDLVGATNLIPGPNSTQMVLHCGKERAGFLGLTVAGLAFILPATAMTLAFAWVYIEFGDIPDVAQFFYGIKPAVLAIIVSALIKLGKKALKNYQLGILGALAFGAYWFGLNEVIVILGTGLLSILLFSFNQKKKEGGNLKSVVPFLFINGIGSIGGAISAMGIFGVFLKIALVLYGSGYLLIAYLDAELVERLGWLTKSQLLDAIAIGQFTPGPLLTTATFVGYQLMSWQGALWATLGMFLPSFVLVYFLNPIVPKLRKHPLAGLFLDGVNIGAVALMLAVTVDLSIHTLVEWQAFVVAAVGAVLTFYWKKSALVTVAVGAVLGYVLLLF; this is encoded by the coding sequence ATGGATCAAATTAAAGAGATTTTTGCAGTCTGCTTCAAACTAGGATGTTTAGCGTTTGGAGGACCTGCAGCACACATCGCGATGTTGGAAGATGAGGTGATTGAGAAAAGAAAATGGATGAGTCGCGAACATTTTTTGGACTTGGTAGGGGCTACTAACCTTATACCAGGACCAAACTCTACACAGATGGTTCTGCACTGTGGAAAAGAAAGAGCTGGGTTTTTAGGACTGACAGTAGCAGGCTTGGCATTTATCTTACCTGCCACAGCTATGACACTTGCTTTTGCTTGGGTGTATATCGAATTTGGAGACATACCTGATGTCGCTCAATTTTTCTACGGAATTAAACCTGCCGTTTTAGCAATCATCGTTTCAGCTTTAATTAAGCTAGGAAAGAAAGCCTTGAAAAATTATCAGCTAGGGATTTTGGGAGCACTAGCATTCGGAGCGTATTGGTTTGGATTGAATGAGGTTATCGTAATTCTTGGAACTGGACTTTTAAGTATTCTATTATTCTCTTTTAATCAGAAGAAAAAAGAAGGCGGAAATCTGAAGTCAGTTGTACCATTCTTATTTATAAATGGAATCGGGTCGATTGGAGGAGCGATATCGGCAATGGGTATTTTCGGAGTTTTCCTAAAAATAGCCCTAGTACTTTACGGTAGTGGGTACCTTCTGATTGCGTATTTGGATGCAGAATTGGTAGAAAGATTAGGTTGGTTGACAAAGTCTCAATTGTTGGATGCTATTGCGATAGGACAATTCACGCCGGGGCCACTTCTGACAACAGCTACTTTTGTCGGATACCAATTGATGTCTTGGCAGGGAGCTTTATGGGCAACATTAGGAATGTTTCTTCCATCATTTGTTTTGGTGTATTTCTTAAATCCGATTGTTCCAAAACTCAGAAAACATCCATTGGCAGGTTTATTCTTAGATGGTGTAAATATAGGAGCTGTTGCTTTGATGCTAGCTGTGACTGTAGATTTAAGTATTCATACCTTGGTAGAATGGCAAGCGTTTGTGGTAGCAGCAGTTGGCGCAGTCTTGACTTTCTATTGGAAGAAAAGTGCATTGGTTACGGTAGCTGTAGGAGCTGTCTTAGGTTATGTACTTCTTTTATTTTAA
- a CDS encoding ABC transporter ATP-binding protein has protein sequence MALDINSVSKKFDKQIVLDNISLQIPEGSILGLLGRNGIGKSTLINSMIDLLPLDSGTISYDGKSLIEDELEVKRNLGIVGEQNQLVEEFSGINYLNFVGELYKVPSSELKSRIESLVSFFFTDKDVLKKRISSYSTGMKKLIGVCAAVLHTPKYLLMDEPFSGLDAVATQKLVQFIKNYQNGDRVILISSHILYHLEKVATDIAVLNEGKIVYHNSLDAFTSEGKAELDKALLDLLVVEDVQMDDLSWIQ, from the coding sequence ATGGCACTAGATATAAATTCAGTTTCTAAAAAATTTGATAAACAAATCGTCTTAGATAATATCAGTCTTCAAATTCCTGAAGGAAGCATTTTGGGCTTATTGGGAAGAAATGGAATCGGGAAATCAACACTCATCAATAGTATGATCGATTTACTACCACTGGATAGCGGAACGATTAGTTACGATGGGAAAAGTTTGATTGAAGATGAACTAGAAGTAAAAAGAAATCTAGGTATTGTAGGCGAACAGAATCAGTTGGTCGAAGAGTTTTCAGGAATCAACTACCTCAATTTTGTAGGAGAACTTTATAAAGTTCCTTCTTCAGAATTGAAATCAAGAATTGAGAGTTTGGTCAGCTTCTTTTTTACCGATAAAGATGTTCTGAAAAAACGCATTAGCTCTTATTCTACTGGGATGAAAAAGCTGATTGGTGTTTGTGCTGCTGTTTTGCATACCCCAAAATACCTTTTGATGGATGAGCCTTTCTCTGGGCTTGATGCTGTAGCGACACAGAAACTCGTGCAGTTTATCAAAAACTACCAGAATGGAGATCGTGTGATCTTGATTTCTTCTCACATCTTATACCATTTGGAGAAAGTAGCGACAGATATTGCGGTACTCAATGAAGGGAAAATCGTTTATCACAATAGCTTAGATGCCTTTACTTCTGAAGGAAAAGCCGAATTGGATAAAGCATTGCTTGATCTTTTAGTTGTAGAAGATGTGCAAATGGATGATCTTTCTTGGATTCAATAA
- the miaA gene encoding tRNA (adenosine(37)-N6)-dimethylallyltransferase MiaA, translating into MKKKYLIVIVGPTAVGKTSTCVEVAKHFDTEIIYADSRQFFKEMEIGTAKPTPDEMDGIPHHFVDFLSITDDYSAGDFERDALQKINELFEKHDILILSGGSGLYVQAVCEGMDDIPADQEIRAQIVAEYNESGLEPLVEELKEKDPEYYEVVDRQNIQRIQKAIEIIRTSGKTFTEMRLGQKAKRPFEIITVGLNRDREELYDRINLRVDLMLENGLEKEVEALKEYKHLNALQTVGYKEIFDWWDGVHDKTEAIRLLKRNSRRYAKRQLTWFRRNHDTVWFHPDQLEEIEKYIEEKTKQ; encoded by the coding sequence ATGAAGAAGAAGTATTTGATCGTCATAGTCGGGCCAACAGCCGTTGGAAAAACAAGCACTTGTGTGGAAGTGGCAAAACATTTCGATACAGAAATTATTTATGCCGATTCCCGACAGTTTTTTAAAGAAATGGAAATAGGAACGGCAAAGCCAACTCCCGATGAGATGGATGGAATTCCGCATCATTTTGTTGATTTCCTTTCAATCACTGACGATTATAGTGCAGGCGATTTTGAACGTGATGCCCTCCAAAAAATCAATGAACTTTTCGAGAAACACGATATCCTTATTCTTTCGGGTGGTTCGGGTTTGTATGTTCAGGCAGTTTGTGAAGGCATGGACGATATTCCTGCCGATCAAGAAATAAGAGCACAGATTGTAGCGGAGTACAATGAATCTGGCTTGGAACCTTTGGTAGAAGAACTGAAAGAAAAAGATCCCGAATATTATGAGGTTGTAGACCGTCAGAATATTCAACGAATTCAGAAGGCAATTGAGATCATCCGAACTTCGGGGAAGACATTTACAGAAATGCGACTTGGGCAAAAAGCTAAACGTCCGTTTGAGATTATTACAGTTGGTCTGAACAGAGACAGGGAAGAACTCTATGATCGAATCAATTTGAGAGTAGACTTGATGCTTGAAAATGGATTGGAGAAAGAAGTTGAGGCGCTAAAAGAATACAAACACCTGAATGCACTTCAGACTGTAGGTTATAAAGAAATTTTTGATTGGTGGGATGGTGTACACGATAAGACAGAGGCTATCAGATTACTAAAAAGAAACTCTCGCAGATACGCCAAACGTCAGCTTACATGGTTCAGAAGAAATCATGATACAGTTTGGTTTCACCCTGATCAGCTAGAGGAAATAGAGAAATATATAGAAGAGAAGACAAAACAATAG
- a CDS encoding PepSY domain-containing protein codes for MIRRNIYKWHRKLSIVALVPVLLWTLSGVMHPLMSNFKPELAKKFLIPKPLNTAQVQLDLDSVLTQNNIESFQNFRFVNYDNQLYYQLRIEGNHELMYFHAQTGAFLPNGDQLYAKQLAYTFAGENAGEVKDISVVTSFDHEYVEISRLLPAYRIAFNRADGLIVFVDTSSDRLGSATNDLRITFQKIFKWAHSWEFLNVSVPLRISVMIFFAITALLASISGVLVYGVMWENIKKSRGTATRKWHRNLGLLMSFALLMFACSAIAHMLPKYNEFDRSKFNNHQTYQSENIDFSVLEALSDSTIAVTNLSLAEFNGETYLQRFEKKGRKVEKRYFNINTKKELENGDQAYAVFLANTYGNHTTKEVVSVNPIFKFEHEYGFINKLLPVQKVQYKGTGNERLYVETATGRLGAKIEDSAAFSGFLFAYFHKYHFLDFMGKVTRDSIMSFFALGNFLVAFLGLIMLLKKPKAKKRAIKEKKNVVYN; via the coding sequence ATGATCAGAAGGAATATCTATAAATGGCACAGAAAGCTAAGCATTGTCGCTTTAGTACCTGTATTACTTTGGACGTTGAGTGGTGTAATGCACCCACTCATGTCTAACTTCAAACCCGAATTAGCGAAGAAGTTTCTGATTCCAAAACCACTGAATACGGCTCAAGTGCAATTGGATTTGGATAGTGTTTTGACTCAGAATAATATTGAAAGTTTTCAAAACTTCCGATTCGTCAATTATGACAATCAGCTTTATTATCAGTTAAGAATAGAAGGAAATCATGAGCTGATGTATTTTCATGCCCAAACAGGAGCATTTCTCCCAAATGGTGATCAGCTTTATGCAAAACAATTGGCTTATACTTTTGCAGGTGAAAATGCAGGAGAGGTAAAAGATATTTCAGTGGTAACTTCTTTCGATCATGAGTATGTAGAAATCTCTAGACTTTTACCCGCTTACCGAATTGCTTTCAATAGAGCAGATGGACTGATTGTTTTTGTGGATACCTCTTCAGACAGATTGGGTTCTGCAACCAATGATTTGAGAATTACTTTCCAGAAAATATTCAAATGGGCGCATAGTTGGGAATTTCTCAATGTATCGGTTCCGCTCCGAATTTCAGTAATGATTTTCTTTGCCATCACAGCATTATTGGCTTCTATTTCGGGAGTACTCGTGTATGGTGTAATGTGGGAAAACATTAAGAAAAGTAGAGGAACCGCTACTCGAAAATGGCACAGAAATCTTGGCTTACTGATGTCTTTTGCCCTACTCATGTTCGCATGCTCAGCCATAGCACATATGCTCCCAAAATATAATGAGTTTGACCGATCAAAATTCAATAATCATCAGACTTATCAGAGTGAGAACATTGACTTTTCAGTACTAGAAGCATTATCAGACTCTACTATTGCAGTTACAAATCTTTCTTTGGCAGAATTTAATGGAGAAACTTACCTCCAACGTTTTGAGAAGAAGGGAAGAAAAGTTGAAAAAAGATACTTCAATATAAATACAAAGAAGGAACTAGAAAATGGCGATCAAGCTTATGCTGTTTTCTTAGCCAATACTTACGGAAATCATACGACTAAGGAGGTTGTTTCTGTAAATCCGATCTTTAAGTTTGAACACGAATACGGTTTTATCAATAAGCTATTACCTGTTCAGAAAGTACAATACAAGGGCACTGGAAATGAAAGGCTATATGTAGAAACTGCCACAGGAAGATTAGGTGCTAAAATTGAAGATTCAGCAGCATTCTCAGGATTCCTTTTTGCTTATTTTCATAAATATCATTTCCTAGATTTTATGGGAAAAGTAACAAGAGATAGTATCATGTCATTTTTTGCCTTAGGTAATTTCCTTGTGGCCTTTTTAGGATTAATCATGTTATTGAAAAAGCCTAAAGCCAAAAAACGAGCAATAAAAGAGAAAAAGAACGTCGTATATAATTAA
- a CDS encoding TonB-dependent receptor, translating to MKSLNLIILFVFTSIISFAQELVKGTITDQSNNPLVGVTIINSATEKGTTTDIDGVFSLEVEKGNELQISSVGFIAQKIIFNGKELTITLEEDRRELNTVVVSASRDAQLRKDIPVAISTVSAQLLDETKASSLDQVLSKTPGVLMVDLGSEQHMMAVRQPISTKSLFLYLEDGLPVRPNGIFNHNALIEMNMAMLDRVEVIRGPASSMYGSEAIGGAMNFISQRPTSDFEGAFSVRGDNQGYLRTDGRVSGKTKDGKLGYSLGTYYAERNDGFLDHSDFHKLAVSLALDYQISEQTVLETNTTYIDYRSDMGSSVDSTNFYERNYESSHTFTERVLDVFRTSATLKHTWSESSNTFAKAFYRSNTLGQIPSYRVKNNWSDLTVATGEINESAFESYGAIVQHNQKLAFLNSTLRAGLSLDYSPTTFWANQIDVTRDESGRYIDYSENGIELTNYDVKLTNKAAYLQYEMNPVKNLQIVAGLRYDHFTYDYKNNLSAEAFSGAPDSKDTFEAFTPKLGLTYDFGKGIGAYANYSVGFVPPQVSELYRGVKVPVLDPATYSNYEVGAWYELPNNLGYFEMALYQMIGEDEIVSVIDTEGNAVNQNAGETLHQGIEYSLKIFPVRDLELRFGGTSATHVYEEFVEKGTDFSGNDMSYAPKFISNSEITYRPSQLKGARIALEWQHVSPYFMDQANTVSYSGYDLLNLRLGYAYKGFDLWLNMMNLGDTMYATRASRTSWGYAYNVGAPRTFQVGLGYSF from the coding sequence ATGAAATCTCTAAATCTCATCATACTCTTTGTCTTTACAAGTATTATTTCTTTCGCTCAAGAGCTTGTAAAAGGAACAATTACAGATCAATCAAATAACCCTTTGGTAGGAGTAACCATTATTAATTCGGCTACAGAAAAAGGCACAACAACAGATATTGATGGTGTTTTTAGTCTAGAAGTTGAAAAAGGAAACGAACTACAGATTTCTTCAGTAGGGTTTATCGCTCAAAAAATAATTTTCAACGGAAAAGAACTAACGATTACACTTGAAGAAGATCGAAGAGAGTTGAATACAGTGGTAGTTTCTGCCAGTAGAGATGCTCAATTGCGTAAAGATATTCCTGTCGCAATTTCTACAGTTTCAGCTCAATTATTAGACGAGACAAAAGCAAGTTCTTTAGATCAAGTATTGAGTAAAACGCCTGGCGTTTTGATGGTAGACCTTGGTAGTGAACAACACATGATGGCAGTGCGTCAGCCAATTTCTACCAAAAGCCTTTTCTTGTATCTGGAAGATGGATTACCTGTTCGTCCGAATGGTATTTTTAACCATAATGCCCTTATCGAAATGAATATGGCAATGCTAGATCGAGTAGAAGTAATTCGTGGTCCTGCATCGTCTATGTATGGAAGTGAAGCCATTGGTGGAGCAATGAACTTTATTTCTCAACGTCCGACAAGCGATTTTGAAGGTGCATTTTCAGTGAGAGGAGATAATCAAGGTTATTTGAGAACAGATGGACGTGTAAGCGGAAAGACAAAAGACGGAAAGTTAGGCTACAGCTTAGGAACCTATTATGCTGAAAGAAATGATGGATTTTTAGATCATTCAGATTTTCATAAACTGGCTGTTTCTTTGGCTTTAGATTATCAAATCAGTGAGCAAACTGTACTGGAGACGAATACTACTTATATTGACTACAGATCGGATATGGGGTCTTCGGTAGATAGTACCAACTTCTATGAGCGAAATTATGAATCCTCTCATACTTTTACAGAAAGAGTATTGGATGTGTTCAGAACTTCAGCTACCCTAAAACATACTTGGTCAGAAAGTAGCAATACTTTTGCGAAGGCTTTTTACAGAAGTAACACATTGGGGCAGATTCCGAGTTATCGTGTAAAGAACAATTGGTCAGATTTGACTGTCGCAACAGGAGAAATAAATGAAAGTGCTTTTGAAAGCTACGGTGCCATTGTTCAACACAATCAAAAACTAGCATTCTTAAATTCTACTTTAAGAGCTGGTTTGAGTCTTGATTATAGTCCGACAACATTTTGGGCAAATCAAATTGATGTGACTAGAGATGAAAGTGGTCGATACATTGATTATTCAGAAAATGGCATTGAGTTAACCAATTATGATGTCAAGCTAACAAACAAAGCTGCCTATCTTCAGTATGAAATGAATCCTGTGAAAAATCTACAGATTGTAGCAGGACTCAGATATGATCATTTCACTTACGATTATAAAAATAATTTATCAGCAGAAGCTTTCTCAGGAGCGCCAGACTCGAAGGACACTTTTGAAGCATTTACGCCAAAGCTAGGTTTGACTTATGATTTTGGAAAAGGAATTGGTGCTTATGCCAATTACAGCGTAGGTTTTGTTCCTCCGCAAGTTTCAGAATTATATAGAGGAGTGAAAGTTCCTGTATTAGATCCAGCAACTTATTCAAATTATGAAGTAGGAGCTTGGTACGAATTGCCGAATAACTTAGGTTATTTTGAAATGGCACTTTATCAGATGATTGGCGAAGATGAAATTGTGTCTGTGATTGATACCGAAGGAAATGCAGTCAATCAAAATGCTGGAGAAACATTACACCAAGGAATCGAGTATTCCTTGAAGATTTTCCCTGTGCGTGATTTGGAACTACGTTTTGGAGGAACAAGTGCAACGCACGTTTATGAAGAATTTGTAGAAAAAGGTACAGACTTTTCTGGAAACGATATGAGTTATGCTCCAAAGTTTATTTCTAACTCAGAAATTACATATAGACCATCACAATTGAAAGGGGCTAGAATTGCATTGGAATGGCAACACGTAAGCCCATATTTTATGGATCAGGCAAATACCGTTTCATACAGTGGTTATGACTTGCTGAATCTTCGATTGGGTTATGCTTACAAAGGTTTCGATCTGTGGTTGAACATGATGAACTTAGGTGATACGATGTATGCAACTCGTGCGAGCAGAACATCGTGGGGCTATGCTTACAATGTTGGTGCGCCTCGTACATTCCAAGTGGGTTTAGGTTATTCTTTCTAA
- a CDS encoding thymidine kinase, which produces MFIEPRFGNASKAHTGWIEVVCGSMFSGKTEELIRRIRRAEYAKQKVKIFKPAIDVRYDESDVVSHNKNAVESTPVQHAIEILPLATDFEVIGIDEAQFFDEQIVEVCNTLADQGKRVILSGLDMDFQRNPFGPMPALMASAEYITKLHAVCMSCGEPAQYSYRTAASEDKVLLGEQEAYEARCRKCYLEGEAEKKEKAEKANK; this is translated from the coding sequence ATGTTCATTGAACCTAGGTTTGGAAATGCCTCTAAAGCGCATACAGGTTGGATTGAAGTTGTTTGTGGATCGATGTTTTCTGGTAAAACAGAAGAACTCATTCGTCGTATCCGTAGGGCAGAATATGCGAAGCAGAAAGTAAAAATTTTCAAGCCTGCCATTGATGTTCGTTACGACGAATCGGATGTGGTTTCTCACAATAAAAATGCAGTTGAATCTACGCCGGTGCAACATGCCATCGAGATTCTTCCTTTGGCTACTGACTTTGAAGTAATCGGAATTGATGAGGCTCAATTTTTTGATGAACAAATCGTAGAGGTTTGTAACACCCTTGCCGACCAAGGTAAAAGGGTTATTCTTAGCGGGCTTGATATGGATTTTCAACGCAATCCGTTTGGGCCAATGCCTGCCCTTATGGCTTCAGCTGAATATATCACGAAACTTCATGCGGTTTGTATGAGCTGTGGCGAACCTGCACAGTATTCTTACAGAACTGCAGCTTCAGAAGATAAAGTACTTTTGGGTGAGCAAGAAGCTTATGAAGCTCGCTGTAGAAAATGCTATTTGGAAGGAGAAGCTGAAAAGAAAGAGAAAGCAGAAAAAGCAAATAAATAA
- a CDS encoding Crp/Fnr family transcriptional regulator, translated as MIHATSKLWYLENYSIIKSLPKSAQTVLEDISTTYSFKKNDFIYLNGDQTDTIYFLKEGTIKISSITENETEQTKSILKKGALFGELRIANIHGDGEDFVSVKSEKAILCKIDFSEVETLLEMYPNLSLSVKKLRSFQFKTYKNPLEQVIYKDPKSRIIDFILDFSKVYGHQSKDEVWSFKLIFSNSELAKLTASSPKAVKSILKELQNNGQIRIEKGYIYFEEKHLLLQTLLSELIH; from the coding sequence ATGATACATGCAACCTCTAAACTTTGGTATTTAGAAAACTACTCTATTATCAAATCTCTACCAAAATCAGCTCAAACTGTACTCGAAGACATCTCTACCACATATTCGTTTAAGAAAAATGATTTCATTTATCTCAATGGAGACCAAACGGACACCATTTACTTTTTGAAAGAAGGCACTATCAAAATCAGCTCTATCACAGAAAATGAGACCGAACAAACAAAATCTATATTGAAAAAAGGTGCGCTCTTTGGAGAACTCAGAATAGCGAATATTCATGGTGATGGAGAGGACTTTGTAAGTGTAAAAAGTGAAAAGGCTATTTTATGCAAAATTGATTTTAGCGAAGTAGAAACGTTGCTAGAAATGTATCCAAACCTTTCCCTAAGTGTTAAAAAACTTCGCTCATTTCAATTTAAAACTTACAAAAACCCTTTGGAGCAAGTCATTTATAAAGACCCAAAAAGTAGAATTATTGACTTTATCCTAGACTTTTCAAAGGTCTATGGTCATCAAAGTAAAGATGAAGTATGGAGCTTTAAACTCATTTTTTCGAATAGTGAGCTAGCAAAACTGACAGCCAGCTCTCCTAAGGCTGTAAAAAGTATCCTCAAAGAATTACAAAACAACGGTCAAATTCGAATAGAAAAAGGCTATATCTACTTTGAAGAAAAACACTTACTGCTTCAAACCTTACTTTCTGAACTAATTCATTAA
- a CDS encoding YggS family pyridoxal phosphate-dependent enzyme — protein sequence MSLKENIDRFNNEVEKYNCKLVAVSKTKPVELLQEAYDHGVRIFGENKVQELAQKFEVLPKDIEWHMIGHLQSNKVKYIAPFVSLIHAVDSLKLLKEINKRAKQNNRVINCLLQMHIADEETKFGLDKAELLELLNNDEFAQFENIKIVGLMGMATNTDNEEQVRSEFRGLKNLFEELKAQENNFPNCAFSEISMGMSGDYQIAMEEGSTMIRVGSSIFGHRNYQSQ from the coding sequence ATGTCTCTGAAAGAAAATATAGATCGATTCAATAATGAAGTAGAAAAATATAACTGCAAACTCGTAGCAGTAAGCAAAACCAAACCTGTAGAATTACTTCAGGAAGCTTACGATCATGGGGTTCGTATTTTTGGTGAAAACAAAGTTCAAGAGCTCGCTCAAAAATTTGAAGTTCTTCCAAAAGATATCGAATGGCATATGATTGGTCACTTGCAGTCCAACAAGGTAAAATATATTGCTCCTTTCGTGAGTCTGATTCATGCCGTTGACAGTCTCAAGCTTTTGAAAGAGATCAATAAAAGAGCTAAGCAAAATAATCGAGTGATCAATTGTCTGCTTCAAATGCACATTGCAGACGAAGAAACTAAGTTTGGTTTAGATAAAGCAGAACTTCTTGAATTGCTGAATAATGATGAATTTGCTCAGTTTGAAAATATCAAGATTGTAGGGCTAATGGGAATGGCGACCAATACGGATAATGAAGAACAGGTTCGTTCGGAATTTAGAGGACTGAAAAATTTGTTTGAAGAATTGAAAGCTCAAGAAAATAACTTCCCAAATTGTGCCTTCTCTGAAATCTCTATGGGAATGAGCGGAGACTATCAAATCGCGATGGAAGAGGGGAGTACCATGATCAGAGTTGGAAGTTCAATTTTTGGACATCGCAATTACCAAAGTCAGTAA
- the mnmD gene encoding tRNA (5-methylaminomethyl-2-thiouridine)(34)-methyltransferase MnmD, with protein sequence MSTDKNIKVIETNDGSSTLFNEELNETYHSSHGALTESEYVFIKAGVEAILPTCGNHLKIFEVGFGTGLNAILTIKEALKHPDVQFHYVSVEAFPLKEEIVAQLNYKSLLDESLHSYFDQIHQVEWGKDISILPNFVLHKIDGKLEEFDWEAEYFDLIYFDAFAPSKQAEMWEKSSFDICYKVSAPQSMLVTYCANGQFKRTLKSANYIIEAYPGPPGKREMVRGLKGITPTYPPKLKYKKPE encoded by the coding sequence ATGAGTACAGACAAAAATATCAAGGTCATAGAAACCAATGATGGCTCAAGTACACTCTTCAATGAAGAACTGAACGAGACTTATCATTCTTCTCATGGCGCACTTACCGAGTCGGAATATGTATTTATAAAAGCAGGAGTAGAGGCTATTTTACCTACCTGTGGCAATCATCTGAAAATTTTTGAAGTAGGTTTCGGAACAGGTCTGAATGCTATTTTGACCATCAAAGAAGCACTCAAACATCCCGATGTACAATTTCACTACGTGAGTGTAGAAGCATTTCCGCTAAAAGAAGAAATTGTAGCCCAACTCAATTATAAATCATTACTAGACGAAAGTTTACACAGCTATTTCGATCAGATACATCAAGTTGAATGGGGAAAAGATATTTCTATTTTACCCAACTTTGTTCTTCATAAAATTGATGGTAAACTAGAAGAGTTTGATTGGGAAGCAGAGTACTTCGATTTGATTTATTTTGATGCTTTTGCCCCAAGTAAACAAGCTGAGATGTGGGAAAAATCTAGTTTTGATATTTGCTACAAAGTCAGTGCTCCTCAGAGCATGTTGGTTACTTATTGTGCAAACGGACAATTCAAAAGAACATTGAAGTCTGCAAACTACATCATTGAAGCTTACCCAGGTCCTCCTGGTAAACGAGAAATGGTAAGAGGACTTAAAGGAATTACACCTACTTATCCACCAAAACTAAAGTATAAAAAGCCTGAATAA